The genomic DNA GCCGAGCAGCGGGAGGTCCTGGAGCAGCGCTTCGCCTCCCGGGCCGGGGCGGTGGAGAACTCCGACGGCTTCGAGTGGTTCGAGCTGCTGCGCCCGGTGGAGGGCACCGACCAGTACCTGGTGTACACCCGCTGGCGCAGCGAGGAGGACTTCCGGGCCTGGATGGAGGGGCCCATGAAGGCCGCGCACCAGGGCGGCGGGAACGCCGGTGCGCAGGGCGGTGGTGAGGGCGGTGCGCAGGGCTCCGGTGAGGGCGCCGCACGCCCCCGGCCCGCCGCGACGGACTCCACGCTGTGGTCGTTCGAGGTGGTCCAGCAGGCGGCCCCGAAGACGTCCTGACCCCATCCGGCGCGGGCGGGGCCGGAATCTTCCGCGAAGTCCCCGGGCCCGTCCCGCCGGCCCCCGGCCGGGCACGGCGCGGGGGCGCGGGGGCCCGTGCGGCAGCAGCCCGGGGCGCCGGGGCGCGCGCCCGTGCGGCCGCACTCCACCATCACCCGTTCGGAGTAGCCCGCATCGCCGGGCCCCTTCCGGCGGCGAACCCTGTGAAGGGGGTTCGTCCGAGCCGAGAAGAGTGATTCCCATGGGCCTGATGGACAGCATGAAGAACC from Streptomyces pactum includes the following:
- a CDS encoding antibiotic biosynthesis monooxygenase family protein → AEQREVLEQRFASRAGAVENSDGFEWFELLRPVEGTDQYLVYTRWRSEEDFRAWMEGPMKAAHQGGGNAGAQGGGEGGAQGSGEGAARPRPAATDSTLWSFEVVQQAAPKTS